The following coding sequences are from one Aliarcobacter skirrowii CCUG 10374 window:
- a CDS encoding gamma-glutamylcyclotransferase, which produces MYLFGFGSLVNIKSAQNSFKNRELKKEDLIPVKIKGYKRVWNSIESIYFEKELVNGVFLNIQKDENSYIFGVMIKISEEEFEVLKLREKNYSCITIKKENIFNQNLDEDLIAFMTTKDDKIAKIGQENCFIPSRYIEIVKGGVENFSKEFQDNFEDIFSNFPFEIKEGIYTFSDPIQNQAAKNSKRL; this is translated from the coding sequence ATGTATTTGTTTGGATTTGGTTCGTTAGTAAATATAAAAAGTGCTCAAAATTCATTTAAAAATAGAGAGCTTAAAAAAGAAGATTTAATTCCAGTAAAAATAAAAGGATATAAAAGAGTTTGGAACTCTATTGAGTCTATTTATTTTGAAAAAGAGCTTGTAAATGGTGTCTTTTTAAATATACAAAAAGATGAAAACTCTTATATTTTTGGAGTTATGATAAAAATAAGTGAAGAAGAGTTTGAAGTTTTGAAATTAAGAGAGAAAAATTATAGTTGTATAACTATAAAAAAAGAGAATATTTTTAATCAAAATTTAGATGAAGATTTAATAGCTTTTATGACAACTAAAGATGATAAAATAGCAAAAATTGGACAAGAAAACTGTTTTATTCCTTCAAGATATATCGAAATTGTAAAAGGGGGAGTTGAAAATTTCTCAAAAGAGTTTCAAGATAACTTTGAAGATATATTTTCTAATTTTCCATTTGAAATAAAAGAGGGTATTTATACTTTTAGTGATCCAATTCAAAATCAAGCTGCAAAAAATAGTAAGAGATTATAA
- a CDS encoding (Fe-S)-binding protein, giving the protein MNKFDYTKISDDCIKCGKCKPVCTIFNINQDEATSPRGFIDLLGAYKRDELELDKTAKEIFESCFLCTNCVEVCPNDLPTDMIIEQVRSDIAKKFGIAWYKRLFFFLLRHRKIMDFMSKLGYMFQTCAIKIDEKTKSATPRFSLPIVKKDRALPYADSISFLNKYPENMKFSVEDKRKKVAIFIGCMSNYTYTNTGDSLVKILKKLKYDVFIPKKQLCCGAPAYFTGAFDTVDYLTKKNIEYFESWIDDVEAVIIPEATCSAMINKDWEHYLHDQPEWKQRAVKLSKKIFLATKWLENSTELKDILSKSGKKIDQMVTYHDPCHAKKMQNVWKEPRELLKQNYILKEMSDSNRCCGFGGVTMQTEKFSFARAAGAPKAAMIRDSKAQIVSAECSACRMQITDSLYHANVDVVFKNPIELIAEALED; this is encoded by the coding sequence ATGAATAAATTTGATTATACAAAGATATCTGATGATTGTATTAAATGTGGAAAGTGTAAACCTGTATGTACAATATTTAATATAAATCAAGATGAAGCAACAAGTCCTAGAGGATTTATAGACCTTTTGGGAGCTTATAAAAGAGATGAGCTTGAGCTAGATAAAACGGCTAAAGAGATATTTGAATCATGTTTTTTATGTACAAACTGTGTTGAAGTTTGTCCAAATGATTTACCAACTGATATGATTATTGAGCAAGTAAGAAGTGATATTGCCAAAAAGTTTGGAATAGCTTGGTATAAAAGATTGTTCTTCTTCCTTTTAAGACATAGAAAAATTATGGATTTTATGTCAAAACTAGGATATATGTTTCAAACATGTGCTATTAAAATAGATGAAAAAACAAAAAGTGCAACTCCTAGATTTAGCCTTCCTATTGTAAAAAAAGATAGAGCCCTGCCATATGCAGATAGCATTAGTTTTTTAAATAAATATCCTGAAAATATGAAGTTTAGTGTTGAAGATAAAAGAAAAAAAGTTGCTATTTTTATTGGTTGTATGAGTAACTACACTTATACAAATACAGGAGATAGTTTAGTAAAAATTCTTAAAAAACTAAAATATGATGTATTTATTCCAAAAAAACAGTTGTGCTGTGGAGCACCTGCATATTTTACAGGTGCTTTTGATACAGTTGATTATCTAACTAAAAAAAATATTGAATATTTTGAATCTTGGATAGATGATGTTGAAGCTGTTATTATTCCAGAAGCTACATGTAGTGCAATGATAAATAAAGATTGGGAACACTACTTACATGACCAACCAGAGTGGAAACAAAGAGCTGTTAAACTATCTAAAAAAATATTTTTAGCAACAAAATGGCTAGAAAATAGTACAGAGTTAAAAGATATATTGTCAAAAAGTGGTAAAAAAATTGATCAAATGGTAACTTATCACGACCCTTGTCATGCAAAAAAGATGCAAAATGTTTGGAAAGAGCCAAGAGAACTTTTAAAACAAAACTATATTTTAAAAGAGATGAGTGATTCAAATAGATGTTGTGGATTTGGTGGAGTTACTATGCAAACAGAAAAATTTAGTTTTGCAAGAGCAGCAGGTGCTCCAAAAGCAGCAATGATAAGAGATAGCAAGGCTCAAATAGTAAGTGCTGAGTGTAGTGCTTGCAGAATGCAAATAACAGATAGTTTATATCATGCAAATGTTGATGTGGTATTTAAAAATCCAATTGAGTTAATTGCTGAAGCTTTAGAAGATTAA
- the lgt gene encoding prolipoprotein diacylglyceryl transferase, with the protein MEFWQNIYSQFDPVAFRIGEIAVHWYGIMYALALLSAIFIAKWFIKYDKINISQDIFDSYIWWAEIGVILGARIGYILFYDPNTTYYLTNPWQIFNPYVNGVYVGIAGMSYHGAFIGFIIASLLFCRRKNINFWFITDISVLGISAAYVFGRIGNFFNQELVGRVTDVPWAIYVDGILRHPSQLYEAFLEGVLVFLILVYFRNRKKFDGQLALMYGIFYTIARIIAEFYREPDWQLGFLAGNWLTMGMLQSFGILFICLAIYYMKLKVVLKK; encoded by the coding sequence ATGGAATTTTGGCAAAATATATACTCACAATTTGATCCTGTAGCTTTTAGAATTGGTGAGATTGCAGTTCATTGGTATGGAATAATGTATGCATTAGCACTTTTAAGTGCTATATTTATTGCAAAGTGGTTTATAAAATATGACAAAATAAATATTAGCCAAGATATTTTTGATTCATATATTTGGTGGGCTGAAATTGGTGTTATTTTAGGTGCAAGAATTGGATATATCCTATTTTATGATCCAAATACAACTTACTACTTAACAAATCCTTGGCAGATATTTAATCCTTATGTAAATGGTGTTTATGTTGGAATTGCTGGTATGAGTTATCATGGAGCATTTATTGGATTTATTATAGCTTCACTTCTATTTTGTAGAAGAAAAAATATTAATTTTTGGTTTATAACAGATATTTCTGTTTTAGGAATTAGTGCTGCTTATGTATTTGGTAGAATTGGAAACTTCTTTAATCAAGAGCTTGTAGGAAGAGTTACAGATGTTCCTTGGGCAATTTATGTTGATGGGATTTTGCGACACCCTTCTCAGTTATATGAAGCCTTTTTAGAAGGAGTTTTAGTATTTTTAATACTTGTTTATTTTAGAAATAGAAAAAAATTTGATGGTCAATTAGCTTTAATGTATGGAATTTTCTATACTATTGCAAGAATTATTGCAGAGTTTTATAGAGAACCAGATTGGCAATTAGGATTTTTAGCTGGAAATTGGCTAACTATGGGAATGTTACAATCGTTTGGAATTTTATTTATATGTTTAGCTATATATTATATGAAATTAAAAGTAGTGCTAAAAAAATAG